One Gossypium raimondii isolate GPD5lz chromosome 3, ASM2569854v1, whole genome shotgun sequence genomic window carries:
- the LOC105797274 gene encoding uncharacterized protein LOC105797274 isoform X2 encodes MKPINRRNNCLPSSCCQVYSYLYVHLPSLCFSHPLLSYPFTCIHHKLHCRNTIVAASAFDIGEPKIPDREDIGGFSMIKQSATRNQRYKGFKVKHFVHMCALLALCIWLLNQFRNTYEKKGIGIVQNGMNEDGAIKLGRKALDPQVQGWSAVNNGTGDVEGEIDGEKAEGEENEVEDLIDEEDTDKENETVDLVMEEIV; translated from the exons ATGAAGCCAATAAATAGAAGAAACAATTGCCTGCCATCAAGTTGTTGCCAAGTGTATTCTTATTTATATGTTCACCTTCCTTCACTCTGTTTCTCACATCCACTCCTCAGCTACCCCTTCACTTGTATCCACCACAAGCTTCATTGTAGAAACACCATTGTTGCTGCTTCTGCCTTCGATATAGGTGAACCCAAGATTCCAG ATCGGGAGGATATTGGAGGGTTCAGCATGATAAAGCAATCAGCTACTAGAAACCAGAGGTACAAAGGGTTCAAGGTCAAGCATTTTGTGCATATGTGTGCCTTGCTTGCCCTTTGCATCTGGTTGCTGAACCAATTTAGAAACACTTACGAAAAGAAGGGCATTGGAATTGTCCAAAATGGGATGAATGAAGATGGAGCAATTAAACTTGGGAGGAAGGCCCTTGATCCTCAAGTACAAGGGTGGTCTGCGGTGAACAACGGAACCGGAGATGTTGAAGGTGAGATAGATGGAGAGAAAGCCgaaggagaagaaaatgaagttgAGGATCTAATCGATGAAGAAGATACCGACAAGGAAAACGAAACTGTGGATTTAGTTATGGAGGAAATAGTTTAG
- the LOC105797274 gene encoding uncharacterized protein LOC105797274 isoform X1 has translation MKPINRRNNCLPSSCCQVYSYLYVHLPSLCFSHPLLSYPFTCIHHKLHCRNTIVAASAFDIGEPKIPGYKKDREDIGGFSMIKQSATRNQRYKGFKVKHFVHMCALLALCIWLLNQFRNTYEKKGIGIVQNGMNEDGAIKLGRKALDPQVQGWSAVNNGTGDVEGEIDGEKAEGEENEVEDLIDEEDTDKENETVDLVMEEIV, from the exons ATGAAGCCAATAAATAGAAGAAACAATTGCCTGCCATCAAGTTGTTGCCAAGTGTATTCTTATTTATATGTTCACCTTCCTTCACTCTGTTTCTCACATCCACTCCTCAGCTACCCCTTCACTTGTATCCACCACAAGCTTCATTGTAGAAACACCATTGTTGCTGCTTCTGCCTTCGATATAGGTGAACCCAAGATTCCAGGTTATAAAAAGG ATCGGGAGGATATTGGAGGGTTCAGCATGATAAAGCAATCAGCTACTAGAAACCAGAGGTACAAAGGGTTCAAGGTCAAGCATTTTGTGCATATGTGTGCCTTGCTTGCCCTTTGCATCTGGTTGCTGAACCAATTTAGAAACACTTACGAAAAGAAGGGCATTGGAATTGTCCAAAATGGGATGAATGAAGATGGAGCAATTAAACTTGGGAGGAAGGCCCTTGATCCTCAAGTACAAGGGTGGTCTGCGGTGAACAACGGAACCGGAGATGTTGAAGGTGAGATAGATGGAGAGAAAGCCgaaggagaagaaaatgaagttgAGGATCTAATCGATGAAGAAGATACCGACAAGGAAAACGAAACTGTGGATTTAGTTATGGAGGAAATAGTTTAG